Proteins encoded in a region of the Anoxybacillus amylolyticus genome:
- the rplF gene encoding 50S ribosomal protein L6, protein MSRVGKKPIEIPAGVTVTINGNTVTVKGPKGELTRTFHPDMTITLEGNTLTVTRPSDEKAHRTLHGTTRSLLANMVEGVSKGYERGLELVGVGYRASKQGKKLVLSVGYSHPVEIEPEEGLEIEVPSQTKIIVKGADKQRVGELAANIRAVRSPEPYKGKGIRYEGEVVRRKEGKTGKK, encoded by the coding sequence ATGTCACGTGTTGGTAAAAAACCAATTGAAATTCCGGCTGGTGTCACAGTCACAATCAACGGCAACACAGTTACAGTAAAAGGACCGAAAGGCGAATTGACTCGCACTTTCCATCCGGACATGACGATTACGTTAGAAGGTAATACCTTAACGGTTACTCGCCCAAGCGATGAAAAAGCGCATCGTACACTTCACGGTACGACTCGCAGTTTGCTTGCAAACATGGTGGAAGGTGTTTCGAAAGGATATGAGAGAGGGCTTGAATTAGTAGGGGTCGGTTACCGTGCTTCCAAACAAGGCAAAAAACTTGTGCTTAGCGTCGGTTACTCTCATCCTGTCGAAATCGAACCAGAAGAAGGGCTTGAAATCGAAGTTCCTTCACAAACAAAAATCATTGTTAAAGGTGCGGATAAACAACGCGTTGGTGAATTAGCAGCGAATATTCGTGCGGTACGTTCGCCAGAACCGTATAAAGGAAAAGGAATTCGTTACGAAGGCGAAGTTGTACGTCGCAAAGAGGGTAAAACAGGTAAAAAATAA
- the rpsH gene encoding 30S ribosomal protein S8 → MVMTDPIADMLTRIRNANMVRHEKLEVPASKMKREIAEILKREGFIRDVEYIEDNKQGILRIFLKYGPNNERVITGLKRISKPGLRVYAKANEVPRVLNGLGIAILSTSQGILTDKEARQKGTGGEVLAYIW, encoded by the coding sequence ATGGTGATGACAGATCCAATTGCAGATATGCTAACTCGCATTCGTAATGCGAACATGGTACGTCACGAGAAACTAGAAGTTCCGGCTTCGAAAATGAAAAGAGAAATCGCAGAAATTTTAAAACGTGAAGGTTTCATTCGTGATGTCGAATACATTGAAGACAACAAACAAGGGATTCTCCGTATCTTCTTAAAATACGGTCCGAATAATGAGCGTGTAATTACAGGGCTTAAACGCATTAGCAAACCTGGATTGCGTGTATATGCAAAAGCAAATGAAGTACCACGTGTACTGAACGGTTTAGGTATTGCAATTCTTTCTACGTCTCAAGGAATTTTAACAGATAAAGAAGCGCGTCAAAAAGGAACTGGCGGCGAAGTGTTAGCATACATTTGGTAA
- the rpsN gene encoding 30S ribosomal protein S14 yields MAKKSMIAKQKRTPKFKVQAYTRCERCGRPHSVYRKFKLCRICFRELAYKGQIPGVKKASW; encoded by the coding sequence GTGGCTAAGAAATCAATGATCGCGAAACAAAAACGCACGCCAAAGTTTAAAGTACAAGCGTACACTCGTTGTGAGCGTTGCGGACGCCCGCACTCTGTGTATCGAAAATTTAAACTTTGCCGTATTTGTTTCCGTGAATTAGCGTATAAAGGTCAAATTCCTGGTGTGAAAAAAGCAAGCTGGTAA
- the rplE gene encoding 50S ribosomal protein L5, producing MNRLKEKYMKEVTPALMSKFNYKSVMQVPKIEKIVINMGVGDAVQNAKALDSAVEELALISGQKPVVTRAKKSIAGFRLREGMPIGAKVTLRGERMYEFLDKLISVSLPRVRDFRGVSKKAFDGRGNYTLGIKEQLIFPEIDYDKVNKVRGMDIVIVTTANTDEEARELLTLLGMPFQK from the coding sequence ATGAACCGCCTAAAAGAAAAATATATGAAAGAAGTTACTCCTGCTCTCATGAGCAAGTTTAACTATAAATCTGTAATGCAAGTTCCAAAAATTGAAAAAATCGTTATTAACATGGGTGTCGGTGATGCGGTGCAAAACGCCAAAGCACTAGACAGCGCTGTGGAAGAATTAGCGCTAATTTCTGGTCAAAAGCCAGTGGTAACTCGTGCGAAAAAATCAATCGCTGGCTTCCGTCTTCGTGAAGGAATGCCAATCGGAGCGAAAGTAACATTGCGTGGCGAGCGTATGTATGAGTTTTTAGACAAGTTAATCTCTGTTTCGCTTCCACGCGTACGCGACTTCCGCGGTGTATCGAAAAAAGCGTTTGACGGACGTGGAAACTATACGCTAGGGATTAAAGAGCAATTAATTTTCCCTGAGATTGATTACGATAAAGTCAACAAAGTTCGCGGGATGGACATTGTCATCGTTACTACTGCGAACACAGACGAAGAAGCTCGTGAGTTATTAACATTGCTCGGTATGCCGTTCCAAAAATAA